One Catalinimonas alkaloidigena DNA window includes the following coding sequences:
- a CDS encoding glycoside hydrolase family 130 protein, giving the protein MHVTRLPLRIAQDPRRVILMFLVIPRESRVQRVVNSICEMSDEHVDRLLGEIHEKFSHRHQHFVDIVHEHFCRIIRHNPHIQRMSTKRQLLVGCYFSKEYSNQAVALFNPSIVPHPDQKGLPDGAVRFIMSLRATGEGHLSSIEFRSGVVDARGEVTLDQPLHYSQMPEIVEEKVYTREFARMLAPFVPDLDREALEKLPESFTLREAFRALKISKNNTPAERRPIHSLLDLLEANYDFRFPRSNDISTQVIFPYSKRELVGMEDVRFVRFLQDDGSYIYYGTYTAYDGRQIHTQLIETTDFQRFSIRTMHGIAVKDKGMALFPRKINGQYVITSRQDGENLYIMFSDNLYIWEEMQLLRTPEYDWELIQLGNGGSPIETEAGWLLLTHAVGPMRRYVLSACLLDLEDPSKVIACLDKPLMEPTEEEREGYVPNVLYTCGWMQHGDEIIMPYAMSDSYTGFARFKIQELLDEMIAV; this is encoded by the coding sequence ATGCACGTTACCCGATTGCCCCTTCGGATTGCGCAAGACCCCCGCCGTGTTATTCTCATGTTTCTGGTGATTCCCCGCGAAAGCCGCGTACAGCGGGTGGTGAACAGCATCTGCGAAATGTCCGACGAACACGTCGACCGCCTGCTGGGCGAAATTCACGAGAAGTTTTCGCACCGTCATCAGCACTTTGTCGACATCGTACACGAGCACTTCTGCCGCATCATCCGGCACAATCCTCACATTCAGCGGATGAGCACCAAACGGCAGCTGCTGGTCGGCTGTTATTTTTCGAAAGAATATTCGAACCAGGCCGTGGCGCTGTTCAACCCGTCCATCGTGCCCCACCCGGACCAAAAAGGCCTGCCCGACGGCGCGGTGCGGTTCATCATGAGCCTGCGTGCGACCGGCGAAGGGCACCTTTCGTCGATCGAGTTTCGCAGTGGGGTGGTCGATGCCCGCGGGGAAGTCACCCTCGACCAGCCGCTCCACTATTCGCAGATGCCCGAGATTGTGGAAGAGAAAGTGTATACCCGCGAATTTGCGCGCATGCTGGCGCCGTTTGTGCCGGACCTCGACCGCGAAGCGCTGGAAAAACTGCCGGAATCGTTCACATTACGGGAAGCGTTCCGTGCCCTGAAAATCTCGAAAAACAACACGCCAGCCGAACGGCGCCCCATCCACAGCCTGCTCGATCTGCTCGAAGCCAACTACGACTTCCGGTTCCCGCGCAGCAACGACATTTCCACGCAGGTCATCTTCCCCTACTCCAAACGCGAGCTGGTCGGGATGGAAGACGTCCGCTTTGTGCGCTTTCTGCAAGACGACGGCTCCTACATCTACTACGGCACCTACACGGCTTACGACGGGCGGCAGATCCATACGCAGCTCATCGAAACGACCGACTTTCAGCGGTTCAGCATCCGGACGATGCACGGCATCGCGGTGAAAGACAAAGGCATGGCGCTGTTCCCCCGGAAAATCAACGGCCAGTACGTCATCACGTCCCGTCAGGACGGCGAGAATCTGTACATCATGTTCTCGGATAATCTTTACATCTGGGAAGAGATGCAACTGCTCCGTACGCCCGAGTATGACTGGGAGCTGATTCAACTGGGCAACGGCGGATCGCCCATCGAAACGGAGGCGGGCTGGCTGCTGCTGACCCACGCCGTCGGGCCGATGCGCCGGTACGTGTTGTCGGCCTGCCTGCTCGACCTGGAAGATCCGTCGAAGGTCATTGCCTGTCTGGACAAACCGCTGATGGAACCCACAGAAGAAGAGCGTGAAGGCTACGTGCCCAACGTGCTGTACACCTGCGGTTGGATGCAGCACGGCGACGAGATCATCATGCCTTATGCCATGTCCGACTCGTATACCGGCTTCGCCCGGTTCAAGATTCAGGAACTTCTCGACGAAATGATCGCCGTATGA
- a CDS encoding glycosidase, giving the protein MQFETDQLIFSPRDVDPAWLPIGRHLGEPTHVLGAFNPALTRLPNDNLLLMVRVAEALQVPEQGGKIRAIRWTTEQGYVLDEYPTEEIDTSDPRVYRLKKFEHAPVLSLTSVSWLLPVELSPDGLQVLDVHYEKLIQPRTTYQEYGVEDPRITRIGERYYMTTCSVSSERLCTTLYTSDNGLDWTLEGIILDHQNKDMLLFPERIGDLYYALTRPMGSVYFAPPPDRPTFPGPTISLAQSPDLLHWKPTDHPFLRPQLGSLISERLGGGTPPLKTPQGWLMLFHGVERRGLVGIYRTFWAMLDANDPHHFLHLEPQPLLEARPELTADQTEGIYLTDVVFSTGIAPHNDVLVVASGELDLCCRITHIPQSYFELT; this is encoded by the coding sequence ATGCAGTTTGAAACCGATCAGTTGATTTTCAGCCCGCGCGACGTCGATCCGGCCTGGTTGCCCATCGGACGACACCTCGGCGAACCTACCCACGTACTCGGGGCTTTCAACCCCGCCCTGACCCGCCTGCCGAACGACAACCTGCTTCTGATGGTCCGCGTGGCGGAGGCCTTGCAGGTACCGGAGCAAGGGGGAAAGATCCGCGCCATCCGCTGGACGACCGAGCAAGGCTACGTGCTAGACGAGTACCCTACGGAAGAAATCGACACGAGCGATCCGCGCGTTTACCGCCTCAAAAAGTTTGAACACGCGCCGGTGCTGAGCCTGACCTCGGTTTCGTGGCTGCTGCCGGTCGAGCTGTCGCCCGACGGGTTGCAGGTCCTCGACGTGCACTACGAGAAACTCATTCAGCCGCGCACGACTTACCAGGAATACGGTGTGGAAGATCCGCGCATCACCCGTATCGGGGAGCGGTATTACATGACCACCTGTTCGGTGAGCTCCGAACGCCTCTGCACGACGCTCTACACGTCGGACAACGGCCTTGACTGGACGCTGGAAGGCATCATCCTCGATCACCAGAACAAAGACATGCTGTTGTTCCCGGAACGGATCGGTGACCTCTACTATGCCCTGACGCGCCCGATGGGCAGCGTCTACTTCGCCCCGCCCCCCGACCGCCCGACGTTTCCCGGGCCAACCATCAGCCTGGCGCAATCGCCGGACCTGCTGCACTGGAAACCGACGGACCATCCGTTTCTACGCCCTCAGCTGGGCTCGCTCATCTCCGAACGGCTCGGCGGCGGCACACCCCCGCTCAAAACCCCGCAAGGCTGGCTGATGCTGTTCCACGGCGTAGAACGACGCGGCCTGGTGGGCATTTACCGTACGTTCTGGGCGATGCTCGACGCTAACGACCCGCACCACTTTCTGCACCTGGAACCGCAGCCCCTCCTGGAAGCCCGCCCGGAACTGACTGCCGACCAGACCGAAGGGATTTACCTGACGGACGTGGTCTTCTCGACGGGCATAGCGCCGCACAACGACGTGTTGGTGGTGGCCTCGGGCGAGCTGGACCTTTGCTGCCGCATCACGCACATTCCTCAATCGTATTTCGAACTGACGTAA
- a CDS encoding ABC transporter ATP-binding protein: MAEVKLIDVVKRYADGTEAVSRVNLTIRNEEFMVLVGPSGCGKSTTLRMVAGLEDISAGDLYIGERRVNDVPPKDRDIAMVFQNYALYPHMTVRENMAFGLKLRGFSKQDIRQRVEEAARIVGLETLLERRPKALSGGQRQRVALGRAIVRRPAVFLFDEPLSNLDAELRVRMRTEIARLHRQLSATMLYVTHDQTEAMTMGDRIAVLSGGVLQQVDTPLQLYHHPVNKFVAGFIGSPSMNFVEGTLERHEGLRFVAQTGDWSLPLRDAEAERVAHYLGKPLTLGFRPEDVRYADDATATLRTRADVVEPLGSETYLYFTLAGQPLVARIPGASVPQTGETLLLDIRPHRLYFFDTTTGIAL, translated from the coding sequence ATGGCCGAAGTCAAACTGATCGATGTCGTCAAACGCTACGCCGACGGCACCGAAGCCGTCAGCCGCGTCAACCTTACCATCCGGAACGAGGAGTTTATGGTACTGGTCGGCCCTTCCGGCTGCGGCAAATCCACTACCCTGCGCATGGTGGCCGGACTGGAAGACATCAGCGCAGGCGACTTGTACATTGGGGAACGGCGGGTGAACGACGTACCGCCCAAAGACCGCGACATCGCGATGGTGTTTCAGAATTACGCGCTTTATCCGCACATGACCGTTCGCGAAAACATGGCTTTCGGCCTGAAACTGCGGGGTTTTTCGAAACAGGACATTCGGCAGCGGGTAGAAGAGGCGGCCCGCATCGTGGGGTTGGAGACGTTGCTGGAACGGCGACCCAAGGCGCTTTCGGGAGGGCAACGGCAGCGGGTCGCGCTGGGCCGCGCCATTGTCCGACGGCCGGCCGTATTTCTGTTCGACGAGCCCCTCAGCAACCTCGACGCCGAACTGCGCGTGCGGATGCGCACCGAAATCGCCCGCTTGCACCGCCAGCTCTCGGCCACGATGCTGTACGTTACCCACGACCAGACCGAAGCCATGACGATGGGCGACCGCATTGCGGTGCTTTCCGGCGGGGTTTTGCAACAGGTCGACACGCCCTTGCAGCTCTACCACCATCCGGTCAACAAATTTGTGGCGGGTTTTATCGGCAGCCCGTCCATGAACTTCGTGGAAGGTACCCTCGAACGACACGAAGGGTTGCGCTTTGTAGCCCAGACGGGCGACTGGTCTCTGCCCCTGCGCGATGCAGAAGCCGAGCGCGTGGCCCACTACCTCGGCAAACCCCTTACGCTGGGCTTCCGTCCCGAAGACGTGCGCTACGCCGACGACGCCACCGCTACCCTCCGTACCCGTGCCGACGTGGTGGAGCCGTTGGGCAGCGAAACGTACCTTTATTTTACCCTTGCCGGACAACCGCTCGTGGCACGCATTCCGGGCGCTTCCGTTCCGCAGACTGGGGAAACCCTGCTGCTCGACATTCGCCCCCATCGGCTCTACTTTTTCGACACCACCACGGGCATCGCGCTTTGA
- a CDS encoding LamG-like jellyroll fold domain-containing protein has translation MKKLFFFCLAALVSGMAFAQMPVAIYPLDGDAMDVSGNGFDGTVAGATPTINRFGTENSAYLFDGDMDSIVVSNASNALAMMNSEYTSISFWIKVNSFVTADENYIISFGGWQERLKISLPAHRRIVWSTRTSTGNADMDATDPYVLDSTDFHHVVMVHGIDTNFIYMDGERAHFITTENNPNVAGGLLVTSADFVIGSDAMEGERYFKGVLDDIMVYNYAISAAMVDSIYTAQSDGPLTSIQTDRFATYLTTVFPNPVRDVVMLRPNFDGVKQARLDVYDMLGRQMQSVDLTSQMRSDLIRLDVSTLRAGQYLMKLSVDGEPMGAYKLLKQ, from the coding sequence ATGAAAAAGCTTTTCTTCTTTTGTCTGGCCGCCCTTGTCAGTGGCATGGCCTTCGCCCAAATGCCCGTGGCGATTTATCCGCTCGATGGTGACGCCATGGACGTCAGCGGCAACGGTTTTGACGGCACCGTCGCCGGCGCGACTCCTACCATAAACCGTTTCGGCACGGAAAACAGCGCTTACCTGTTCGACGGCGACATGGACTCGATTGTCGTTTCAAATGCAAGTAACGCGTTGGCGATGATGAACTCAGAATACACGTCGATCAGCTTCTGGATCAAAGTAAATTCATTTGTCACCGCCGATGAAAACTACATCATAAGCTTTGGTGGCTGGCAAGAACGCCTGAAGATCTCTTTGCCTGCCCACAGGAGAATTGTCTGGTCGACGAGGACAAGCACGGGCAATGCCGATATGGATGCGACTGATCCGTATGTATTAGACTCAACTGATTTTCACCATGTGGTGATGGTGCATGGCATTGATACTAATTTTATCTATATGGATGGAGAACGTGCACACTTTATCACGACGGAAAACAATCCTAACGTAGCCGGTGGCTTGCTGGTCACCAGTGCTGACTTTGTGATCGGTAGTGATGCAATGGAAGGAGAGCGTTATTTCAAAGGCGTACTGGACGACATCATGGTGTACAACTACGCCATTTCGGCAGCGATGGTCGACAGCATCTATACGGCACAAAGCGACGGGCCGCTGACCAGCATCCAGACGGACCGCTTTGCGACTTACCTGACAACGGTTTTCCCGAATCCGGTGCGCGACGTGGTGATGTTGCGCCCCAATTTCGATGGCGTAAAACAGGCTCGTCTCGACGTGTACGACATGCTCGGCCGGCAGATGCAGTCGGTTGACCTGACTTCTCAGATGCGCAGCGACCTGATTCGTCTGGACGTCAGTACCCTGCGCGCCGGACAGTATCTGATGAAACTTTCGGTAGACGGCGAGCCGATGGGCGCTTACAAATTGTTGAAGCAATAA